From a single Rhizobium lusitanum genomic region:
- a CDS encoding ShlB/FhaC/HecB family hemolysin secretion/activation protein gives MTSARRPAAPRHNVVLTASALLAAIFAISPAAAQTPNDDFARRQAQEAEQQRLETLGRMTPKPAQAEAQQPATAGGQKTGPCFAITHVEVAGVKQFPATAINKVTAPYANRCVGVGEINGLLRDLTHLYLDKGFVTSRVYVPAQDIAGTKTLKLVAVEGTLSDIYINGKPAPGSGVLATAFPGMKGHITNLRDIEQGLDQINRLSSNNAKTAMLPGKTDGTSILNIENTPDHPWHLSFGNSNLGQEQTGYSKSSATVGYDNLFGINDQWNFSYEHSGPDYPWRNDGVGKSNSYSGNVSVPYGYWTLSLNGSWYGYDSSVPGNFGTLDTSGNSKQLGIGADRVLFRDKDSITTLNTGLTYKETNNFLLGSKIEVGSRKYTAGDLGISHSRRMLGGLWVFDLSYSQGLNLFDAVAPGDAGAGDADPRFSKFSGTITVTRPFELAEQRFEINSIVTGQYSPDNLFGAEQISLGGYSSVRGTRETMLYGNNGFFVRNDLVWRTQPFADNAELAKILGEFRPYVGLDYGRIARQARYRIDGGDMFGWTAGAKLAGGHVNFDIGYSDIFSGTVDRHDAGLLFVSTSIKW, from the coding sequence ATGACGTCAGCCCGGCGCCCAGCCGCCCCTCGCCACAATGTCGTTTTGACCGCCAGCGCACTGTTGGCGGCAATTTTTGCGATATCGCCTGCAGCGGCCCAGACGCCGAATGACGATTTCGCGCGCCGGCAGGCGCAGGAAGCTGAGCAGCAGCGTCTGGAGACCCTGGGCCGGATGACACCGAAGCCGGCTCAGGCGGAAGCTCAGCAACCGGCAACAGCCGGCGGCCAGAAGACTGGTCCGTGCTTCGCCATCACCCATGTCGAGGTCGCGGGGGTGAAGCAGTTCCCAGCCACCGCCATCAACAAGGTCACCGCACCTTATGCGAACCGCTGCGTTGGGGTCGGCGAGATCAACGGCCTGCTGCGCGACCTGACACATCTCTATCTCGATAAGGGGTTCGTGACGTCGCGTGTCTACGTGCCGGCCCAGGATATTGCCGGAACGAAGACCCTGAAGCTGGTGGCGGTCGAGGGCACGTTGTCCGACATCTACATCAACGGCAAGCCGGCTCCCGGCTCCGGTGTGCTGGCGACTGCCTTTCCCGGCATGAAGGGCCACATCACCAATCTGCGTGATATCGAGCAGGGTCTGGATCAGATCAATCGTCTCTCGTCCAACAACGCCAAGACGGCGATGCTGCCGGGAAAGACGGACGGAACCTCGATCCTCAATATCGAGAACACGCCGGATCACCCCTGGCATCTCTCCTTCGGCAACAGCAATCTCGGCCAGGAACAGACGGGATATTCCAAGTCCTCGGCCACGGTCGGCTATGACAACCTGTTCGGCATCAACGATCAATGGAACTTTTCCTACGAGCATAGCGGCCCGGACTACCCATGGCGGAACGACGGCGTCGGCAAGAGCAACAGCTATTCCGGCAATGTCAGCGTGCCCTACGGCTACTGGACATTGTCGCTGAATGGCTCCTGGTATGGCTATGACAGCTCGGTTCCGGGCAATTTCGGAACGCTGGACACATCAGGCAATTCCAAGCAGCTGGGAATTGGTGCCGATCGCGTGCTCTTCCGCGACAAGGATTCGATTACCACCCTCAACACCGGCCTGACCTACAAGGAAACCAACAACTTTCTGCTTGGCAGCAAAATCGAGGTCGGCAGTCGCAAGTATACGGCCGGCGATCTCGGCATTTCCCATTCCCGCCGCATGCTGGGAGGTCTTTGGGTCTTCGACCTCTCCTACAGCCAGGGGCTCAATCTCTTTGACGCCGTCGCACCTGGCGATGCCGGGGCAGGCGACGCTGATCCTCGCTTCTCCAAGTTCAGCGGCACGATCACCGTGACGCGGCCGTTCGAGCTTGCCGAACAGCGCTTCGAGATCAATTCGATCGTCACCGGCCAGTATTCGCCCGACAATCTGTTCGGGGCCGAGCAGATCTCGCTTGGCGGCTATTCCTCGGTTCGTGGCACGCGCGAGACCATGCTTTACGGCAATAACGGCTTCTTCGTCCGCAACGACCTGGTCTGGCGCACCCAGCCTTTCGCCGACAACGCAGAGCTTGCGAAGATCCTCGGCGAATTCCGGCCCTATGTCGGCCTCGACTACGGGCGGATCGCACGCCAAGCGCGCTATCGCATCGATGGCGGTGACATGTTTGGCTGGACGGCTGGCGCCAAGCTCGCCGGCGGCCATGTCAATTTCGATATCGGCTATTCGGACATATTCAGCGGCACGGTCGACCGGCATGACGCCGGGCTTCTGTTCGTCAGTACATCCATAAAATGGTGA
- a CDS encoding invasion associated locus B family protein: MTTANEMFAVKTLASAVFFSSMLLASLAMAEDQPVPPEGGATSAGTQQNSTAVPAGQPQPAPQARVQKFDDWYYRCIDGKAADGAATTHCEVAQIATVKQGDQDVNVLTLAIAKADAPAAPDKKAGKQPASELVLTALVPLNMYLPAGLSIDAADKPVVQLAYRNCNQAGCWSQQKLDAKMIAALSKAADGTGHVQMMNGQKVNIKFSLKGLSAALDALQKSASN; this comes from the coding sequence ATGACGACCGCCAATGAGATGTTTGCAGTCAAGACTCTGGCATCCGCAGTTTTTTTCTCCTCAATGTTGTTAGCGTCGCTTGCAATGGCTGAAGATCAGCCGGTACCGCCAGAGGGTGGTGCCACGAGTGCAGGCACCCAGCAAAACTCCACTGCTGTGCCCGCCGGACAACCACAGCCGGCACCGCAGGCCCGTGTGCAAAAATTCGACGACTGGTACTATCGTTGCATCGACGGCAAGGCGGCTGACGGTGCGGCGACAACACATTGCGAAGTGGCCCAGATCGCGACGGTGAAGCAGGGTGACCAGGACGTCAATGTCCTGACGCTCGCCATCGCCAAGGCCGATGCACCGGCCGCGCCGGACAAGAAGGCAGGGAAGCAGCCGGCGAGCGAACTGGTTCTCACAGCGCTCGTGCCGCTCAACATGTATCTGCCAGCGGGCTTGAGTATCGACGCGGCTGATAAGCCGGTCGTTCAGCTTGCCTATCGCAACTGCAACCAGGCCGGCTGCTGGTCCCAGCAGAAGCTGGATGCCAAGATGATCGCCGCACTCTCGAAGGCTGCGGATGGTACCGGTCATGTGCAGATGATGAATGGCCAGAAGGTCAACATCAAGTTCTCCCTGAAGGGTCTGTCGGCGGCATTGGATGCGCTGCAGAAGTCTGCCTCCAACTGA
- a CDS encoding tyrosine-type recombinase/integrase, whose translation MEVHRLNQLHTEQAAKPGTLGMLIKKYRASPDFIDGEIGKSPRTRADYQRVFNYLQAIEDTPLVWFTQARIVKIRDKAFVKLKRKSANYVVTVLSVLFKWGRLRGYIKDNPAAEIPAIPRPKSMPDANRPWQDAEREAVMIALPAHMKLPMALMMYYGLDPNDAVKLPRNAAKDGMVDTRRGKTGVPVWIPLPSPLVEIMEAAPKHDAITLCANSRGKPWTYSGFSSNWDKLKDKYLEQGIIQPGLTLKGLRHTVASILAELGYNDRTIAHMLGQETEVMARRYSKRANRTRKMKGGVADFEQEVSRRKTEVVKLGK comes from the coding sequence ATGGAGGTGCATCGCCTCAACCAGCTTCATACAGAGCAGGCGGCGAAGCCCGGCACGCTTGGCATGCTGATCAAGAAATATCGTGCCAGCCCCGACTTCATCGACGGTGAAATCGGCAAGTCGCCGCGTACCCGTGCCGACTATCAGCGTGTCTTCAACTATCTTCAGGCAATTGAAGACACGCCATTGGTCTGGTTTACGCAGGCACGCATAGTGAAAATCCGCGACAAGGCCTTCGTGAAGCTCAAGCGCAAATCGGCAAACTATGTCGTTACCGTTCTGTCGGTTCTCTTCAAGTGGGGCCGACTGCGCGGCTATATCAAGGACAACCCAGCCGCAGAGATCCCCGCCATTCCCCGACCGAAGAGTATGCCAGATGCGAATCGACCGTGGCAGGATGCGGAGCGCGAAGCAGTCATGATCGCCCTGCCCGCTCATATGAAGCTACCAATGGCGCTGATGATGTATTACGGCCTTGACCCAAACGATGCGGTGAAGCTGCCGCGCAACGCTGCCAAGGACGGCATGGTTGATACGCGCCGCGGCAAGACAGGCGTTCCGGTATGGATACCGCTTCCCTCCCCGCTTGTCGAAATTATGGAGGCTGCACCGAAACATGACGCCATCACGCTTTGCGCCAACAGTCGAGGCAAGCCATGGACCTATAGCGGTTTTTCTTCGAACTGGGACAAGTTGAAGGACAAGTATCTGGAGCAGGGAATTATCCAACCAGGCCTGACGCTGAAGGGCTTGCGACATACCGTCGCCTCCATCCTCGCCGAACTTGGCTACAACGATCGGACCATAGCGCACATGCTCGGGCAGGAAACCGAGGTGATGGCGCGGCGCTATTCCAAGCGAGCCAACAGGACACGGAAAATGAAAGGCGGCGTCGCCGACTTCGAGCAAGAAGTGAGCAGACGAAAAACAGAAGTTGTCAAACTCGGCAAATAA
- the yacG gene encoding DNA gyrase inhibitor YacG, producing the protein MADDDKIKVGAKIEPLRKTRPCVECGRPSVREHYPFCSDRCRSADLSRWLNGSYAIPVAEDETKADYPDEE; encoded by the coding sequence ATGGCAGATGATGATAAAATCAAGGTTGGCGCAAAGATCGAGCCGCTGCGCAAGACACGGCCTTGCGTGGAATGCGGCCGGCCTTCGGTGCGCGAGCACTACCCCTTCTGCTCGGATCGCTGTCGCTCGGCCGATCTGTCCCGATGGCTCAACGGCTCCTATGCCATTCCCGTTGCCGAGGACGAGACCAAGGCGGACTATCCCGACGAGGAATAG
- a CDS encoding Maf-like protein, whose amino-acid sequence MALKHKLILASGSPRRVDLLHQAGIEAARLMPMDIDEAPKKSEHPRSLARRLSTEKAEAAFAALKSDVAWQGSYILAADTVVAVGRRILPKAEFVDEASSALHLLSGRSHVVYTGVCLVTPDRKLRQKVIETKVRFKRLSARDIDMYLASGQWRGKAGAYGIQGLAGSFVQKLIGSYTNVVGLPLYETMLLLAGEGFDVHATWQEG is encoded by the coding sequence ATGGCGCTGAAACACAAGCTGATACTGGCCTCCGGATCGCCGCGCCGCGTCGACCTCCTGCATCAGGCAGGGATAGAAGCGGCGCGCCTGATGCCCATGGATATCGATGAGGCTCCGAAGAAGTCGGAGCATCCGCGATCGCTGGCGCGCAGGCTTTCGACCGAAAAGGCCGAGGCGGCGTTTGCCGCGTTGAAGAGCGATGTCGCCTGGCAGGGAAGCTATATCCTTGCCGCCGACACGGTCGTGGCCGTCGGCCGCCGGATTCTCCCGAAGGCGGAGTTCGTCGACGAGGCGTCTTCGGCGCTGCACCTGCTCTCCGGCCGCAGCCATGTCGTCTATACCGGCGTCTGCCTGGTCACGCCCGACCGCAAGCTGCGCCAGAAGGTCATCGAGACCAAGGTTCGCTTCAAGCGGCTGTCGGCCAGGGACATCGACATGTACCTCGCCTCCGGCCAATGGCGCGGCAAGGCGGGTGCCTATGGCATCCAGGGGCTCGCGGGCTCCTTCGTGCAGAAGCTGATCGGCTCCTACACCAATGTCGTCGGATTGCCACTTTATGAAACCATGCTGCTTCTGGCGGGCGAGGGGTTCGACGTTCATGCCACCTGGCAGGAAGGGTGA
- the infA gene encoding translation initiation factor IF-1: protein MPKEEVLEFPGVVTELLPNATFRVKLENEHEIIAHTAGRMRKNRIRVLAGDKVLVEMTPYDLTKGRITYRFK from the coding sequence ATGCCGAAAGAAGAAGTCCTAGAATTTCCGGGTGTCGTCACCGAATTGCTGCCGAACGCGACCTTCCGCGTGAAGCTGGAAAACGAGCACGAGATCATCGCCCACACTGCTGGCCGCATGCGCAAGAACCGCATCCGCGTTCTCGCCGGCGACAAGGTGCTGGTGGAAATGACCCCTTACGACCTGACCAAGGGCCGCATCACCTACCGTTTCAAGTAG
- a CDS encoding low molecular weight phosphatase family protein: MEQVEAIDHSVKAPGAILFMCGLNTIRSPMAEVIARGMLPQGIYIASAGVRAGERNPFVDVVLDEIGLSLGRRQPQTLEDLEDDFFDLIITLSPEAHHAALELTRANAIDVIYWPTMDPSAIGDTREQILSAYRDVRDYLQGLIESRLVEHRGSL, encoded by the coding sequence ATGGAGCAGGTAGAGGCCATCGACCATAGCGTAAAGGCGCCGGGCGCCATCCTCTTCATGTGCGGGCTGAACACCATCCGCTCGCCGATGGCGGAAGTCATTGCGCGTGGGATGCTGCCGCAGGGGATCTACATCGCTTCGGCAGGCGTGCGTGCCGGCGAACGCAATCCCTTCGTCGATGTCGTGCTCGACGAGATCGGTCTTTCGCTCGGGCGCCGGCAGCCGCAGACGCTGGAGGATCTGGAGGATGATTTCTTCGATCTCATCATCACACTCTCCCCCGAGGCGCATCATGCGGCGCTGGAGCTGACGCGGGCCAACGCCATCGACGTCATCTATTGGCCGACCATGGATCCCTCGGCGATCGGCGACACGCGCGAGCAGATCCTGAGTGCTTACCGCGATGTGCGGGACTATCTTCAGGGCCTGATCGAAAGCAGGCTGGTGGAACATCGCGGCTCCCTTTAG
- a CDS encoding UPF0262 family protein — protein MVDGVFRLSDVVLDDTIGRSTPDVEHERAVAIFDLIEENSFEPAGHAGGPYLLNLSLVDQKLVFDIRTEEGAAVAAHILSLTPFRRIVKDYFMICESYYEAIRSATPSRIEAIDMGRRGIHNEGSRTLMERLQGKITVDFDTARRLFTLVCVLYWRG, from the coding sequence ATGGTTGATGGCGTCTTCCGGCTGAGCGATGTGGTCCTGGACGACACGATCGGCCGTTCGACGCCTGATGTCGAGCATGAGCGCGCCGTCGCCATTTTCGACCTGATCGAGGAAAACAGCTTTGAGCCTGCGGGACATGCCGGCGGACCCTATCTGCTGAACCTGTCGCTGGTCGACCAGAAGCTGGTTTTCGATATTCGGACCGAAGAGGGAGCGGCCGTTGCCGCCCATATCCTGTCGCTGACGCCGTTTCGCCGGATCGTGAAGGATTATTTCATGATCTGCGAGAGCTATTACGAGGCGATCCGCTCGGCCACCCCTAGCCGCATTGAGGCGATCGACATGGGTCGCCGCGGTATCCACAATGAGGGGTCGCGGACGCTGATGGAGCGGCTGCAGGGCAAGATCACTGTGGATTTCGACACGGCGCGGCGGCTCTTCACCCTCGTCTGCGTGCTCTATTGGCGCGGGTGA